A section of the Girardinichthys multiradiatus isolate DD_20200921_A chromosome 5, DD_fGirMul_XY1, whole genome shotgun sequence genome encodes:
- the si:dkey-117m1.4 gene encoding uncharacterized protein si:dkey-117m1.4 isoform X2, with protein sequence MAETVRSLFEYRDPHGDGEGVKAAPLTRGRGCGRKRKGTPVKVFVTHTEEESVPEQSISPGDRKEGGESKRPTLDASSYSTQPAPHNCGPSEQTRDKVSTGSKGSSASTPALSPAASSAPTLTPVPAPAPATTASAQGHALTPASPAPAAPTASAPAPTAMSFPPPPNCRIREVHCGSQVRLVVIAIRDITKGEEITVDYSLTEWGENLGFHATVSPAQPECKSDSENSNNIKKEDEPLSLSTQQHRQQQQQQDYVTPSWSLSPSSSPISHSDASDSDVGDEDNSSPRGRALRRRKKRRGTPSKKKTPHRTPPRRCLPVSSSSIAPHHNRPLSSSLSPGQSSPACSTSFSSLTSSKPECKISGSGGNVTANIPREGPSSDSARQTCEHCGRHFRSLGRHLDKHHAHQPDVCSALVERYTQMPRLHAPGTNPPSVHNHIEHHSKFSQTRGQSRSSDPVQSGVQDLSMSPPSLTSADQSHSSSGRNSTSQVLTPPHGQNAVPVSVLKRSPPPVAVAQSRKGGVRRPRKEKRMEEDNEDEEVEVVDIERSKEEEEMELVGPQSFNSKTAKKMEAPKEEEEENEEVNGVMEIEDDSGTEEKEKELLSSGRHHMLPLLSSLSSLVLYLRRLQHSAFLSLSRQLQSAEAWRLLCHSSLALLILYNRRRECEVSKLTIAEYRARVTPQCPVPVPPGAPPALTPLEASLSPFERLVLPHLPRVGVQGKRGRVQPLILPPHCEPCLELLLQTRHDVGVDPVNPYIFARPYHSPATPLRGTDLLRSLARSSGTRNPRALTQTRVRRQVAILTQLLLLGEGEEHGQLGGGAVERLEHFLEREYHVTQNCAGIGQDPGLMGRVGRVVLCGERDGVLFRGMSLNHICLELDVLSGNSADSYSEGDSDGEHVKEKSEVPTLTPALSPPPTLLYVRKGKNNGRVGRPKKVKNIQPPTPPLPPPPPPPPLNRRRGSGKRGVLKRPWSEAERAAVEEHLTKNINELRVPAKADCERCLQQCPLLVNNHRDWRAVKFYCHNRIQLLKKNQRRESQPQTLAVC encoded by the exons ATGGCGGAGACCGTGCGCTCGCTCTTTGAATACCGGGACCCACACGGCGACGGAGAAGGCGTCAAAGCGGCACCGCTAACTCGTGG GCGTGGttgtggaaggaaaagaaaagggacaCCGGTGAAAGTGTTTGTAACACACACAGAGGAAGAGAGCGTGCCTGAGCAAAGCATCAGCCCag GTGATCGAAAGGAGGGAGGAGAGAGTAAACGGCCCACACTGGATGCGTCTTCCTACAGTACACAGCCTGCTCCTCACAACTG CGGTCCATCAGAGCAGACTCGAGATAAGGTCTCCACTGGATCCAAGGGCAGCTCAGCCTCCACACCAGCTCTGTCTCCTGCTGCTTCCTCAGCCCCAACCCTGACACCTGTACCCGCTCCGGCACCAGCCACCACAGCGTCGGCTCAGGGTCATGCTCTGACCCCAGCTTCCCCTGCTCCAGCTGCTCCAACGGCCTCCGCGCCAGCTCCGACAGCCATGTCCTTCCCTCCACCCCCCAACTGCCGCATCAGGGAGGTCCACTGTGGCAGCCAGGTGCGCCTGGTCGTCATCGCCATTCGAGACATCACCAAGGGGGAGGAGATCACAGTCGACTACAGCCTGACTGAGTGGGGAGAGAATCTA ggtttccaTGCAACTGTGTCTCCAGCGCAACCGGAGTGTAAGTCTGACTCTGAAAATAGCAACAATATCAAAAAG GAGGATGAGCCTCTCTCTCTGAGCACCCAGCAGCATcggcaacagcagcagcaacaggacTATGTCACCCCCTCCTGGTCCCTCTCCCCATCATCCTCCCCCATCTCTCACTCTGATGCCAGTGACTCAGATGTTGGAGATGAGGACAACTCCAGCCCCCGTGGTCGTGCACTTCGCCGGCGGAAGAAGCGTCGCGGTACGCCTTCGAAGAAAAAGACCCCCCATCGGACCCCGCCCAGACGGTGTTTACctgtctcctcctcctccatcgcTCCTCACCATAATCGTCCCCTTTCTTCCTCCCTGTCTCCTGGTCAGTCTTCTCCTGCCTGCTCAACTTCCTTCAGCTCCTTAACTTCTTCCAAACCTGAATGCAAAATTTCTGGAAGTGGCGGAAATGTCACAGCAAACATCCCAAGAGAAGGACCGTCCAGCGACTCCGCACGGCAAACCTGTGAACACTGTGGACGCCACTTTCGCTCGCTGGGCCGCCACTTGGACAAACACCATGCCCACCAACCTGACGTGTGCTCTGCTCTTGTTGAGCGCTACACACAGATGCCACGTCTGCATGCGCCAGGCACAAACCCTCCTTCAGTGCACAATCACATAGAGCACCACTCCAAGTTTTCCCAGACCAGAGGGCAGAGCCGCAGCTCAGATCCTGTGCAAAGTGGTGTTCAGGACCTTTCCATGTCCCCGCCCTCTCTCACTTCAGCGGACCAATCCCATAGCTCCTCTGGGAGAAACTCCACATCTCAGGTCTTGACCCCTCCTCATGGGCAGAACGCAGTACCAGTGTCCGTCTTGAAGAGGAGCCCGCCACCCGTGGCAGTGGCACAGTCCAGGAAAGGAGGGGTGAGGAGACCAAGGAAAGAAAAACGGATGGAAGAAGATAATGAGGATGAAGAGGTGGAGGTAGTGGATATAGAGAGAtcaaaagaggaggaggaaatgGAGCTGGTGGGCCCTCAGTCTTTTAACAGCAAAACAGCCAAAAAGATGGAGGCAcccaaagaggaggaggaagagaatgAAGAAGTGAATGGAGTGATGGAAATAGAAGATGACAGTGGGACAGAGGAAAAGGAAAAGGAGTTGCTGAG TTCAGGTCGTCACCACATGCTGCCACTCCTTTCTTCCCTGTCCTCTCTGGTCCTGTATCTCCGTCGGCTTCAGCACTCGGCGTTCTTGTCCCTGTCCCGGCAGCTGCAGTCTGCCGAGGCCTGGCGCCTTCTCTGCCACTCCAGCCTTGCGCTCCTCATTCTGTACAACCGAAGACGCGAGTGCGAGGTCTCCAAGCTGACCATCGCGGAGTATCGGGCTCGTGTGACTCCCCAGTGCCCTGTTCCCGTCCCTCCTGGTGCTCCTCCAGCTCTCACCCCATTGGAAGCATCCCTCTCCCCCTTTGAGCGACTGGTTCTTCCTCACCTCCCTAGAGTTGGGGTCCAGGGGAAGCGTGGACGTGTTCAGCCCCTCATCCTTCCCCCTCACTGTGAGCCCTGCCTGGAGCTTCTCCTTCAGACTCGACATGACGTGGGGGTAGATCCTGTCAACCCGTACATTTTTGCCAGACCCTACCACTCTCCAGCCACCCCTCTGCGTGGTACAGATCTCCTTCGCAGCCTGGCCCGTTCCAGCGGCACCCGCAACCCCAGGGCCCTGACGCAGACTAGGGTCCGCCGTCAGGTGGCTATCCTAACCCAGCTCCTGCTTCTAGGTGAGGGAGAGGAGCATGGGCAGCTGGGAGGCGGCGCCGTGGAGAGGCTGGAGCACTTCCTCGAAAGGGAGTACCACGTGACACAGAACTGTGCCGGAATTGGCCAAGACCCAGGCTTGATGGGCAGAGTGGGCCGAGTGGTACTGTGCGGAGAGAGAGATGGAGTGCTGTTCAGAGGGATGAGCCTGAATCACATCTGTCTGGAGCTGGATG TTTTGTCAGGAAACTCTGCGGACTCTTACTCAGAGGGAGACTCTGACGGAGAACATGTGAAGGAGAAGTCCGAGGTGCCCACTCTGACCCCTGCTCTGAGCCCTCCACCGACCCTGCTGTACGTCAGGAAGGGCAAAAATAACGGGAGGGTGGGACGGCCCAAGAAGGTCAAGAACATCCAACCTCCCACACCACCGCTGccccctcctccaccacctccacctttaAACCGCAGGAGAGGCTCAG GAAAGCGAGGTGTCCTGAAGCGTCCCTGGTCAGAGGCAGAGCGTGCAGCAGTCGAAGAGCACCTAACCAAGAACATCAATGAGCTTCGTGTCCCTGCTAAGGCTGACTGCGAACGCTGCTTGCAGCAGTGCCCCCTGCTGGTCAACAACCACCGCGACTGGCGAGCGGTCAAGTTCTACTGCCACAACCGCATTCAACTTCTGAAGAAAAATCAGCGGCGGGAAAGCCAACCACAGACGCTTGCGGTCTGCTGA
- the si:dkey-117m1.4 gene encoding uncharacterized protein si:dkey-117m1.4 isoform X1, whose protein sequence is MAETVRSLFEYRDPHGDGEGVKAAPLTRGRGCGRKRKGTPVKVFVTHTEEESVPEQSISPGDRKEGGESKRPTLDASSYSTQPAPHNCGPSEQTRDKVSTGSKGSSASTPALSPAASSAPTLTPVPAPAPATTASAQGHALTPASPAPAAPTASAPAPTAMSFPPPPNCRIREVHCGSQVRLVVIAIRDITKGEEITVDYSLTEWGENLGFHATVSPAQPECKSDSENSNNIKKEDEPLSLSTQQHRQQQQQQDYVTPSWSLSPSSSPISHSDASDSDVGDEDNSSPRGRALRRRKKRRGTPSKKKTPHRTPPRRCLPVSSSSIAPHHNRPLSSSLSPGQSSPACSTSFSSLTSSKPECKISGSGGNVTANIPREGPSSDSARQTCEHCGRHFRSLGRHLDKHHAHQPDVCSALVERYTQMPRLHAPGTNPPSVHNHIEHHSKFSQTRGQSRSSDPVQSGVQDLSMSPPSLTSADQSHSSSGRNSTSQVLTPPHGQNAVPVSVLKRSPPPVAVAQSRKGGVRRPRKEKRMEEDNEDEEVEVVDIERSKEEEEMELVGPQSFNSKTAKKMEAPKEEEEENEEVNGVMEIEDDSGTEEKEKELLSSSGRHHMLPLLSSLSSLVLYLRRLQHSAFLSLSRQLQSAEAWRLLCHSSLALLILYNRRRECEVSKLTIAEYRARVTPQCPVPVPPGAPPALTPLEASLSPFERLVLPHLPRVGVQGKRGRVQPLILPPHCEPCLELLLQTRHDVGVDPVNPYIFARPYHSPATPLRGTDLLRSLARSSGTRNPRALTQTRVRRQVAILTQLLLLGEGEEHGQLGGGAVERLEHFLEREYHVTQNCAGIGQDPGLMGRVGRVVLCGERDGVLFRGMSLNHICLELDVLSGNSADSYSEGDSDGEHVKEKSEVPTLTPALSPPPTLLYVRKGKNNGRVGRPKKVKNIQPPTPPLPPPPPPPPLNRRRGSGKRGVLKRPWSEAERAAVEEHLTKNINELRVPAKADCERCLQQCPLLVNNHRDWRAVKFYCHNRIQLLKKNQRRESQPQTLAVC, encoded by the exons ATGGCGGAGACCGTGCGCTCGCTCTTTGAATACCGGGACCCACACGGCGACGGAGAAGGCGTCAAAGCGGCACCGCTAACTCGTGG GCGTGGttgtggaaggaaaagaaaagggacaCCGGTGAAAGTGTTTGTAACACACACAGAGGAAGAGAGCGTGCCTGAGCAAAGCATCAGCCCag GTGATCGAAAGGAGGGAGGAGAGAGTAAACGGCCCACACTGGATGCGTCTTCCTACAGTACACAGCCTGCTCCTCACAACTG CGGTCCATCAGAGCAGACTCGAGATAAGGTCTCCACTGGATCCAAGGGCAGCTCAGCCTCCACACCAGCTCTGTCTCCTGCTGCTTCCTCAGCCCCAACCCTGACACCTGTACCCGCTCCGGCACCAGCCACCACAGCGTCGGCTCAGGGTCATGCTCTGACCCCAGCTTCCCCTGCTCCAGCTGCTCCAACGGCCTCCGCGCCAGCTCCGACAGCCATGTCCTTCCCTCCACCCCCCAACTGCCGCATCAGGGAGGTCCACTGTGGCAGCCAGGTGCGCCTGGTCGTCATCGCCATTCGAGACATCACCAAGGGGGAGGAGATCACAGTCGACTACAGCCTGACTGAGTGGGGAGAGAATCTA ggtttccaTGCAACTGTGTCTCCAGCGCAACCGGAGTGTAAGTCTGACTCTGAAAATAGCAACAATATCAAAAAG GAGGATGAGCCTCTCTCTCTGAGCACCCAGCAGCATcggcaacagcagcagcaacaggacTATGTCACCCCCTCCTGGTCCCTCTCCCCATCATCCTCCCCCATCTCTCACTCTGATGCCAGTGACTCAGATGTTGGAGATGAGGACAACTCCAGCCCCCGTGGTCGTGCACTTCGCCGGCGGAAGAAGCGTCGCGGTACGCCTTCGAAGAAAAAGACCCCCCATCGGACCCCGCCCAGACGGTGTTTACctgtctcctcctcctccatcgcTCCTCACCATAATCGTCCCCTTTCTTCCTCCCTGTCTCCTGGTCAGTCTTCTCCTGCCTGCTCAACTTCCTTCAGCTCCTTAACTTCTTCCAAACCTGAATGCAAAATTTCTGGAAGTGGCGGAAATGTCACAGCAAACATCCCAAGAGAAGGACCGTCCAGCGACTCCGCACGGCAAACCTGTGAACACTGTGGACGCCACTTTCGCTCGCTGGGCCGCCACTTGGACAAACACCATGCCCACCAACCTGACGTGTGCTCTGCTCTTGTTGAGCGCTACACACAGATGCCACGTCTGCATGCGCCAGGCACAAACCCTCCTTCAGTGCACAATCACATAGAGCACCACTCCAAGTTTTCCCAGACCAGAGGGCAGAGCCGCAGCTCAGATCCTGTGCAAAGTGGTGTTCAGGACCTTTCCATGTCCCCGCCCTCTCTCACTTCAGCGGACCAATCCCATAGCTCCTCTGGGAGAAACTCCACATCTCAGGTCTTGACCCCTCCTCATGGGCAGAACGCAGTACCAGTGTCCGTCTTGAAGAGGAGCCCGCCACCCGTGGCAGTGGCACAGTCCAGGAAAGGAGGGGTGAGGAGACCAAGGAAAGAAAAACGGATGGAAGAAGATAATGAGGATGAAGAGGTGGAGGTAGTGGATATAGAGAGAtcaaaagaggaggaggaaatgGAGCTGGTGGGCCCTCAGTCTTTTAACAGCAAAACAGCCAAAAAGATGGAGGCAcccaaagaggaggaggaagagaatgAAGAAGTGAATGGAGTGATGGAAATAGAAGATGACAGTGGGACAGAGGAAAAGGAAAAGGAGTTGCTGAG tagTTCAGGTCGTCACCACATGCTGCCACTCCTTTCTTCCCTGTCCTCTCTGGTCCTGTATCTCCGTCGGCTTCAGCACTCGGCGTTCTTGTCCCTGTCCCGGCAGCTGCAGTCTGCCGAGGCCTGGCGCCTTCTCTGCCACTCCAGCCTTGCGCTCCTCATTCTGTACAACCGAAGACGCGAGTGCGAGGTCTCCAAGCTGACCATCGCGGAGTATCGGGCTCGTGTGACTCCCCAGTGCCCTGTTCCCGTCCCTCCTGGTGCTCCTCCAGCTCTCACCCCATTGGAAGCATCCCTCTCCCCCTTTGAGCGACTGGTTCTTCCTCACCTCCCTAGAGTTGGGGTCCAGGGGAAGCGTGGACGTGTTCAGCCCCTCATCCTTCCCCCTCACTGTGAGCCCTGCCTGGAGCTTCTCCTTCAGACTCGACATGACGTGGGGGTAGATCCTGTCAACCCGTACATTTTTGCCAGACCCTACCACTCTCCAGCCACCCCTCTGCGTGGTACAGATCTCCTTCGCAGCCTGGCCCGTTCCAGCGGCACCCGCAACCCCAGGGCCCTGACGCAGACTAGGGTCCGCCGTCAGGTGGCTATCCTAACCCAGCTCCTGCTTCTAGGTGAGGGAGAGGAGCATGGGCAGCTGGGAGGCGGCGCCGTGGAGAGGCTGGAGCACTTCCTCGAAAGGGAGTACCACGTGACACAGAACTGTGCCGGAATTGGCCAAGACCCAGGCTTGATGGGCAGAGTGGGCCGAGTGGTACTGTGCGGAGAGAGAGATGGAGTGCTGTTCAGAGGGATGAGCCTGAATCACATCTGTCTGGAGCTGGATG TTTTGTCAGGAAACTCTGCGGACTCTTACTCAGAGGGAGACTCTGACGGAGAACATGTGAAGGAGAAGTCCGAGGTGCCCACTCTGACCCCTGCTCTGAGCCCTCCACCGACCCTGCTGTACGTCAGGAAGGGCAAAAATAACGGGAGGGTGGGACGGCCCAAGAAGGTCAAGAACATCCAACCTCCCACACCACCGCTGccccctcctccaccacctccacctttaAACCGCAGGAGAGGCTCAG GAAAGCGAGGTGTCCTGAAGCGTCCCTGGTCAGAGGCAGAGCGTGCAGCAGTCGAAGAGCACCTAACCAAGAACATCAATGAGCTTCGTGTCCCTGCTAAGGCTGACTGCGAACGCTGCTTGCAGCAGTGCCCCCTGCTGGTCAACAACCACCGCGACTGGCGAGCGGTCAAGTTCTACTGCCACAACCGCATTCAACTTCTGAAGAAAAATCAGCGGCGGGAAAGCCAACCACAGACGCTTGCGGTCTGCTGA